One stretch of Schizosaccharomyces pombe strain 972h- genome assembly, chromosome: III DNA includes these proteins:
- the meu15 gene encoding protein meu15 (Schizosaccharomyces pombe specific protein Meu15) produces MEETLPSYEAASGAANLQEVKPQVLPLEEIKKIYKISYWWLCSIALIQTWWVLLGLLPIFFALEHYEVPYKWIFIIEMLYYELYLTLYVCWCYKLRSDFWNEAAKNRPNEERLSALGGWDFLRIPKKRVLVLRDAQSEKKQNNADASNLV; encoded by the exons ATGGAGGAAACTTTGCCCAGTTATGAAGCCGCAAGTGGTGCAGCAAACCTACAAGAGGTAAAACCACAAGTTCTTCCCTTGGAagagattaaaaaaatttataaaattagtTACTGGTGGTTATGCAGCATTGCGCTCATCCAAACTTGGTGGGTACTGCTTGGTTTACTTCCAATATTCTTTGCGTTGGAACATTATGAAGTTCCCTACAAGTGGATTTTTATTATCGAGATGCTATACTACGAACTGTATCTCACTCTTTATGTTTGCTGGTGCT ATAAACTCAGATCTGATTTTTGGAACGAAGCGGCAAAAAATCGCCCCAACGAGG AAAGGTTATCTGCCCTTGGTGGATGGGATTTCTTACGCATTCCGAAGAAAAGGGTGTTAGTGTTACGAGATGCCCAGTCTGAGAAGAAACAAAACAACGCTGATGCTTCAAATCTCGTCTAG
- the bfr1 gene encoding plasma membrane brefeldin A efflux transporter Bfr1: MNQNSDTTHGQALGSTLNHTTEVTRISNSSDHFEDSSSNVDESLDSSNPSSNEKASHTNEEYRSKGNQSYVPSSSNEPSPESSSNSDSSSSDDSSVDRLAGDPFELGENFNLKHYLRAYKDSLQRDDIITRSSGVCMRDHSVYGVGSGYEFLKTFPDIFLQPYRAITEKQVVEKAILSHCHALANAGELVMVLGQPGSGCSTFLRSVTSDTVHYKRVEGTTHYDGIDKADMKKFFPGDLLYSGENDVHFPSLTTAETLDFAAKCRTPNNRPCNLTRQEYVSRERHLIATAFGLTHTFNTKVGNDFVRGVSGGERKRVTISEGFATRPTIACWDNSTRGLDSSTAFEFVNVLRTCANELKMTSFVTAYQASEKIYKLFDRICVLYAGRQIYYGPADKAKQYFLDMGFDCHPRETTPDFLTAISDPKARFPRKGFENRVPRTPDEFEQMWRNSSVYADLMAEMESYDKRWTETTPASSEAPEKDNFGSDISATTKHELYRQSAVAEKSKRVKDTSPYTVTFSQQLWYCLARSWERYINDPAYIGSMAFAFLFQSLIIGSIFYDMKLNTVDVFSRGGVLFFSILFCALQSLSEIANMFSQRPIIAKHRASALYHPAADVISSLIVDLPFRFINISVFSIVLYFLTNLKRTAGGFWTYFLFLFIGATCMSAFFRSLAGIMPNVESASALGGIGVLAIAIYTGYAIPNIDVGWWFRWIAYLDPLQFGFESLMINEFKARQFECSQLIPYGSGYDNYPVANKICPVTSAEPGTDYVDGSTYLYISFNYKTRQLWRNLAIIIGYYAFLVFVNIVASETLNFNDLKGEYLVFRRGHAPDAVKAAVNEGGKPLDLETGQDTQGGDVVKESPDNEEELNKEYEGIEKGHDIFSWRNLNYDIQIKGEHRRLLNGVQGFVVPGKLTALMGESGAGKTTLLNVLAQRVDTGVVTGDMLVNGRGLDSTFQRRTGYVQQQDVHIGESTVREALRFSAALRQPASVPLSEKYEYVESVIKLLEMESYAEAIIGTPGSGLNVEQRKRATIGVELAAKPALLLFLDEPTSGLDSQSAWSIVCFLRKLADAGQAILCTIHQPSAVLFDQFDRLLLLQKGGKTVYFGDIGEHSKTLLNYFESHGAVHCPDDGNPAEYILDVIGAGATATTNRDWHEVWNNSEERKAISAELDKINASFSNSEDKKTLSKEDRSTYAMPLWFQVKMVMTRNFQSYWREPSILMSKLALDIFAGLFIGFTFYNQGLGVQNIQNKLFAVFMATVLAVPLINGLQPKFIELRNVFEVREKPSNIYSWVAFVFSAIIVEIPFNLVFGTLFFLCWFYPIKFYKHIHHPGDKTGYAWLLYMFFQMYFSTFGQAVASACPNAQTASVVNSLLFTFVITFNGVLQPNSNLVGFWHWMHSLTPFTYLIEGLLSDLVHGLPVECKSHEMLTINPPSGQTCGEYMSAFLTNNTAAGNLLNPNATTSCSYCPYQTADQFLERFSMRYTHRWRNLGIFVGYVFFNIFAVLLLFYVFRVMKLRSTWLGKKITGTG; encoded by the coding sequence ATGAATCAAAATTCGGATACTACTCACGGTCAGGCCTTAGGCAGTACTTTAAATCATACCACCGAGGTTACGCGTATTTCTAATTCCTCTGATCATTTCGAGGATTCTTCTTCGAATGTTGACGAGTCTTTAGATTCTTCTAATCCTTCATCCAATGAGAAGGCATCACACACTAATGAGGAATACCGTTCAAAAGGTAATCAAAGTTACGTCCCATCTTCATCAAACGAACCCTCCCCAGAATCCTCATCGAATTCGGATTCTTCCTCATCTGATGATTCATCGGTCGACCGTTTGGCCGGTGATCCCTTTGAACTAGGGGAAAACTTCAACTTGAAGCATTATTTAAGAGCATACAAAGATTCTTTACAACGAGACGATATCATCACTCGTAGTAGTGGTGTCTGCATGCGCGACCATAGTGTTTATGGCGTTGGTTCTGgatatgaatttttgaaaacatttcctgatatttttttacaaccTTATCGAGCTATCACTGAAAAACAAGTGGTGGAAAAAGCCATTTTAAGTCATTGTCATGCTCTTGCCAATGCTGGTGAACTGGTGATGGTTTTGGGACAACCAGGTTCTGGATGTTCCACTTTCTTGCGTTCAGTTACTAGCGATACTGTTCACTACAAGCGTGTCGAGGGAACCACTCATTATGACGGTATTGACAAGGCCGAcatgaaaaagtttttcccCGGTGATCTTTTATACAGTGGTGAAAACGATGTCCATTTCCCATCTTTGACTACCGCTGAAACCCTTGATTTTGCGGCTAAATGCCGTACCCCAAACAACCGTCCTTGCAACCTCACCCGTCAAGAATATGTGAGTCGTGAGAGGCATTTAATTGCTACCGCATTTGGCTTGACACACACTTTCAATACCAAGGTAGGTAATGATTTCGTACGTGGTGTCTCTGGTGGTGAACGTAAGCGTGTAACTATTAGTGAAGGTTTTGCTACTCGTCCAACTATCGCTTGCTGGGATAATAGTACTCGTGGTTTGGACTCTAGTACGGCTTTCGAGTTCGTCAATGTCCTTCGCACTTGTGCCAATGAACTTAAAATGACATCCTTCGTTACTGCATACCAAGCTTCGGAAAAGATTTACAAACTTTTCGATCGAATTTGTGTACTTTATGCCGGTAGGCAAATTTATTATGGACCAGCTGACAAAGCCAAGCAATACTTCTTAGATATGGGGTTTGACTGTCATCCTCGTGAAACAACTCCTGACTTCCTCACTGCTATTTCTGACCCGAAGGCTAGGTTTCCTAGAAAGGGTTTCGAAAATCGCGTTCCCAGAACCCCTGATGAGTTTGAACAAATGTGGCGCAATAGTTCTGTATATGCTGACCTTATGGCCGAAATGGAAAGCTATGACAAACGGTGGACCGAGACTACTCCTGCTTCTTCTGAAGCCCCCGAAAAAGACAACTTTGGAAGCGATATCTCTGCCACTACCAAGCATGAGCTCTATCGTCAAAGTGCGGTAGCGGAAAAGAGTAAACGTGTTAAGGATACCTCTCCGTATACTGTGACTTTTAGTCAACAGTTGTGGTATTGTTTAGCTAGGTCATGGGAGAGATATATCAATGATCCTGCATATATTGGTTCAATGGCTTTTGCTTTCCTTTTCCAATCTCTTATTATCGGTTCTATTTTCTACGATATGAAATTAAACACCGTTGATGTATTCTCACGTGGTGGtgttcttttcttctctaTTCTGTTTTGCGCACTTCAGAGTCTTTCTGAAATCGCTAATATGTTTTCCCAACGACCCATCATTGCTAAGCATAGAGCTTCTGCTTTGTACCATCCTGCTGCAGATGTTATTAGTAGCTTGATTGTCGATCTACCTTTCAGattcattaatatttcGGTTTTCTCAATTGtgttgtattttttaacaaatttaaagagGACTGCTGGCGGATTTTGGACTTACTTTTTGTTCCTTTTCATAGGTGCTACTTGTATGTCTGCCTTTTTTCGATCATTAGCTGGAATTATGCCCAATGTTGAATCTGCATCTGCTTTGGGTGGTATCGGTGTGCTTGCAATTGCCATTTACACTGGTTATGCTATTCCTAATATCGACGTTGGATGGTGGTTCCGCTGGATTGCTTATCTCGACCCGTTGCAATTTGGTTTTGAGTCTTTAATGATTAATGAATTCAAGGCACGACAGTTCGAATGCTCTCAATTGATTCCGTACGGTAGTGGATATGACAATTATCCTGTAGCTAACAAAATCTGTCCCGTCACCTCTGCAGAACCTGGAACAGATTACGTTGACGGCTCAACTTACTTGTATATTAGTTTCAACTACAAGACGCGTCAATTATGGAGAAATTTGGCTATTATTATTGGATATTATGCGTTCTTGGTATTTGTCAACATCGTCGCCAGTGAAACTCTTAATTTCAACGATTTGAAAGGTGAATATCTGGTCTTTCGCCGCGGCCATGCTCCTGACGCTGTAAAAGCAGCTGTCAATGAAGGTGGAAAACCGCTGGATTTAGAAACTGGTCAAGATACTCAAGGTGGTGACGTTGTTAAAGAGTCTCCGGACAACGAAGAAGAGCTTAACAAGGAATATGaaggaattgaaaaaggcCATGACATTTTCAGCTGGAGAAATCTTAACTACGACATTCAAATAAAAGGTGAGCATCGCCGGTTACTTAATGGTGTGCAAGGCTTTGTTGTTCCAGGTAAATTGACGGCTTTGATGGGTGAATCCGGTGCTGGTAAAACCACTTTACTAAATGTACTTGCTCAACGTGTTGACACTGGTGTAGTAACTGGCGACATGTTGGTTAATGGTAGAGGATTGGATTCAACTTTCCAACGGCGCACTGGTTATGTACAACAGCAGGATGTCCACATTGGTGAATCTACGGTTAGAGAAGCGTTGCGTTTCAGTGCTGCTCTACGTCAACCTGCTTCCGTTCCTCTTTCGGAAAAGTACGAATATGTCGAATCAGTCATTAAACTTTTGGAAATGGAGAGCTATGCTGAAGCAATTATCGGTACTCCTGGCTCCGGATTGAACGTAGAACAACGTAAGCGTGCAACCATTGGTGTCGAGTTGGCTGCGAAGCCTGCtttattgttgtttttagACGAGCCAACTTCTGGTCTAGATAGTCAGTCTGCATGGTCCATTGTTTGTTTCTTGCGAAAATTAGCTGATGCTGGTCAAGCAATTCTTTGTACAATCCATCAACCCAGTGCCGTACTGTTTGATCAATTTGATAGATTGTTACTGCTACAGAAAGGTGGTAAAACAGTGTACTTTGGTGATATAGGAGAACATTCTAAGACTTTGTTAAATTACTTTGAATCTCATGGAGCAGTACATTGTCCTGACGACGGTAATCCAGCTGAATACATTTTAGATGTTATTGGTGCTGGTGCCACTGCCACTACTAATCGTGATTGGCATGAAGTTTGGAATAACTCAGAAGAACGTAAAGCCATTAGTGCAGAGCTAGACAAAATTAACGCTTCATTCTCAAACAGTGAGGATAAAAAGACTTTGTCAAAGGAAGATAGGAGCACTTACGCCATGCCTCTGTGGTTCCAAGTCAAAATGGTCATGACCAGAAATTTCCAGTCTTATTGGAGAGAGCCCTCTATATTGATGTCTAAATTAGCACTGGATATTTTCGCTGGTTTATTTATTGGATTTACATTTTATAATCAAGGTCTCGGTGTACAGAATATTCAGAACAAGCTTTTCGCTGTGTTTATGGCAACCGTTCTTGCAGTTCCTTTGATTAATGGTCTTCaaccaaaatttattgagTTGCGTAACGTCTTTGAAGTTAGAGAAAAGCCTTCGAATATTTACAGTTGGGTTGCATTCGTATTTTCAGCCATTATAGTAGAAATTCCATTTAACCTGGTGTTTGGCACgcttttcttcctttgtTGGTTTTATCCAATCAAGTTTTATAAGCATATTCATCATCCTGGTGACAAAACTGGTTACGCTTGGTTGCTTTATATGTTCTTCCAAATGTACTTCTCAACTTTTGGCCAAGCTGTCGCCAGTGCGTGCCCTAATGCTCAAACAGCGTCCGTTGTCAACAGTTTGTTATTCACATTCGTGATTACATTTAACGGTGTTCTGCAGCCTAATAGTAATTTGGTCGGATTTTGGCATTGGATGCATTCGTTGACTCCGTTTACCTATTTGATCGAAGGATTACTTTCTGATTTGGTGCATGGACTTCCAGTTGAATGCAAGTCTCATGAGATGCTTACTATCAACCCTCCTAGCGGTCAAACATGCGGTGAATATATGAGTGCTTTCTTAACTAATAACACAGCTGCTGGAAACCTCTTAAATCCTAATGCTACAACCTCATGCAGTTACTGTCCATATCAAACCGCTGACCAGTTTTTGGAGCGGTTTAGTATGCGTTATACTCATCGCTGGAGAAATTTGGGTATCTTTGTTGGTTATGTGTTCTTCAATATCTTTGCGGTGcttttgttgttttacGTATTCCGAGTCATGAAGCTTAGAAGTACTTGGCTTGGTAAAAAGATTACCGGAACTGGTTAA
- the wee1 gene encoding protein kinase Wee1, protein MSSSSNTSSHRSYGLRRSQRSMNLNRATLLAPPTPSSLYDANNSTSSTSSQKPNTSFTSLFGPRKQTTSSPSFSHAAPLHPLSPPSFTHSQPQIQAQPVPRRPSLFDRPNLVSRSSSRLGDSPSLSPVAQVANPIHHTAPSPSDVRAFPIHKNASTGVKRSFFSSSMSNGAMSPPSHSPSPFLQSSQHIPPSTPAQKLRKKNNFDSFRISNSHISPFASGSFSPFATSSPNFLSTSTPAPPNSNNANPSTLFSSIPSSRHTTSNHFPSNSAQSSLFSPTARPLTARKLGFASSQTKSAVSNNHSRNSSKDASFMMKSFIPSNRSHPQTQQNESSLFSDNSMVNSSSNSFSLFPNATLPNPPSSELLTTPFQQIKPPSQVFMSTGLLSKQHRPRKNINFTPLPPSTPSKPSTFVRPHSSSTDSPPSPSTPSNTQTDSYFIQRENTPTNHNSIPTIQLEKSSMDFLRFDPPPSAVKTSHNYGLPFLSNQRCPATPTRNPFAFENTVSIHMDGRQPSPIKSRNNNQMSFAMEEEADVSQPSSSSFTLSFPSALTSSKVSSSTSHLLTRFRNVTLLGSGEFSEVFQVEDPVEKTLKYAVKKLKVKFSGPKERNRLLQEVSIQRALKGHDHIVELMDSWEHGGFLYMQVELCENGSLDRFLEEQGQLSRLDEFRVWKILVEVALGLQFIHHKNYVHLDLKPANVMITFEGTLKIGDFGMASVWPVPRGMEREGDCEYIAPEVLANHLYDKPADIFSLGITVFEAAANIVLPDNGQSWQKLRSGDLSDAPRLSSTDNGSSLTSSSRETPANSIIGQGGLDRVVEWMLSPEPRNRPTIDQILATDEVCWVEMRRKAGAIIYEGIHGSSSNPQGDQMMEDWQVNV, encoded by the coding sequence ATGAGCTCTTCTTCTAATACCAGCAGTCATAGATCTTATGGCTTACGGCGGTCCCAACGCTCCATGAATCTAAATCGTGCTACTTTGCTCGCTCCTCCAACTCCATCGAGCCTGTATGATGCTAACAATTCTACTTCATCTACCTCTTCGCAAAAGCCAAATACCTCTTTCACTAGCTTATTCGGTCCTCGCAAACAGACCACTTCCTCCCCTTCCTTCTCTCATGCCGCCCCTCTTCACCCTCTTTCTCCTCCTTCTTTTACACATTCACAACCCCAGATACAGGCACAACCTGTACCTCGGCGGCCTTCCCTTTTTGATAGACCCAATCTGGTATCACGCTCTTCCTCTCGGTTAGGTGATTCTCCATCTCTTTCTCCTGTTGCCCAGGTGGCTAATCCCATCCACCATACTGCCCCTTCACCCTCAGACGTTCGTGCGTTTCCCATTCATAAAAATGCATCTACTGGTGTAAAACGaagtttcttttcttcctccATGTCAAACGGTGCAATGTCCCCTCCTTCCCACTCTCCATCTCCCTTCCTTCAAAGCTCTCAACACATACCTCCTTCTACTCCTGCTCAGAAGCTgcgaaagaaaaacaattttgattcttttCGTATCTCAAATTCCCACATCTCTCCATTTGCATCGGGCTCCTTCTCTCCTTTTGCAACTTCATCGcctaattttttatcgaCTTCCACACCCGCTCCTCCTAATTCAAATAATGCTAATCCTTCTACCCTTTTTTCGTCCATACCATCCTCTCGACACACTACCTCTAATCATTTCCCTTCTAACTCCGCTCAATcctctttgttttctccTACCGCTCGTCCACTTACTGCACGCAAGCTTGGGTTTGCCTCCAGCCAAACTAAGTCTGCCGTATCTAACAACCATTCACGAAATAGCTCTAAGGATGCATCATTTATGATGAAAAGTTTCATCCCTTCTAATCGCTCACATCCTCAAACCCAACAAAATGAATCTTCCCTCTTTTCTGATAACAGTATGGTTAACTCCTCTTCTAATTCATTCTCCCTTTTCCCCAATGCTACTCTACCTAACCCACCCTCATCTGAGTTGTTAACTACTCCCTTTCAACAAATCAAACCTCCTTCCCAAGTTTTTATGAGTACAGGTCTTTTATCCAAGCAACATCGTCCGCGAAAGAATATTAACTTTACACCTCTCCCTCCTAGTACTCCTTCAAAACCCTCTACCTTTGTTCGTCCACATTCTTCCTCCACAGATTCGCCTCCATCACCCTCGACTCCTTCCAATACACAAACCGACtcttattttattcaacGGGAAAACACTCCTACAAATCACAATTCCATTCCTACTATTCAGTTGGAGAAAAGTTCCATGGACTTTTTGAGGTTCGATCCTCCTCCTTCTGCTGTAAAAACTTCTCACAACTATGGATTACCATTTCTATCTAATCAGAGGTGTCCCGCTACGCCTACTCGTAACCCATTTGCGTTTGAAAATACTGTTTCCATTCACATGGACGGTCGGCAACCTTCGCCTATCAAATCGAGAAATAATAATCAAATGTCATTTGCCATGGAGGAAGAAGCTGATGTATCTCAACCCTCTTCTTCAAGCTTTACATTATCCTTTCCTTCTGCTCTCACCTCGTCCAAAGTATCATCATCTACTTCACATTTGCTTACACGGTTTAGAAATGTTACTTTACTAGGAAGTGGAGAGTTTAGTGAGGTTTTTCAAGTTGAAGACCCTGTggaaaaaactttaaagtATGCAGTGAAAAAGCTCAAGGTAAAGTTTAGTGGACCAAAAGAACGTAATCGACTACTTCAGGAAGTCTCTATTCAACGAGCCCTTAAAGGCCATGATCACATTGTAGAGCTTATGGACTCATGGGAACATGGGGGGTTTCTTTATATGCAAGTCGAATTGTGTGAAAATGGTAGTTTGGATCGTTTTCTTGAAGAGCAAGGACAACTTTCAAGGCTCGATGAATTTAGGGTATGGAAAATATTAGTAGAAGTAGCTCTTGGGCTACAGTTTATTCATCATAAAAATTATGTTCATTTGGATTTAAAGCCTGCTAATGTTATGATAACATTCGAGGGTACCTTGAAGATTGGTGATTTTGGAATGGCCAGTGTTTGGCCTGTTCCGAGAGGCATGGAAAGAGAAGGTGATTGTGAATACATTGCGCCTGAGGTTCTTGCTAACCATTTGTATGATAAACCTGCTGATATTTTCAGTTTGGGTATCACAGTCTTCGAAGCTGCTGCTAACATTGTTCTTCCTGATAACGGTCAGTCTTGGCAGAAATTACGTTCCGGTGACTTATCAGATGCTCCTCGACTTTCTTCAACAGACAACGGTTCATCTCttacttcttcttctcgTGAAACACCGGCTAATAGTATAATAGGCCAAGGGGGACTTGATCGCGTTGTAGAGTGGATGCTATCTCCAGAGCCTAGGAACCGACCTACCATAGATCAAATTTTGGCAACTGATGAGGTTTGCTGGGTTGAAATGCGTAGAAAAGCCGGAGCCATAATTTATGAAGGTATTCATGGATCTTCTTCTAACCCCCAGGGTGATCAAATGATGGAAGATTGGCAGGTGAATGTTTAA
- the rsm18 gene encoding mitochondrial 37S ribosomal protein bS18m yields MLGRRIFSPAPNRGFILCNLIQSNNSTRRGFSDNRKFNERNSEASSNVGFQRRVRSNIPSYLSASVEEGDIYSPNDLLFETVKAKNQAKFYEPVREDCFKTVNENPMNYWKNPVILSRFVTELGRIKPRGDTGLTAKNQRLLSRAIRRARAAGIMPTKYKSVYSEN; encoded by the coding sequence ATGCTTGGGAGACGAATATTTTCTCCAGCTCCAAACAGaggatttattttatgCAATCTCATACAATCTAATAACTCTACGCGAAGAGGGTTTTCGGACAAtcgaaaatttaatgagAGAAATTCTGAAGCATCTTCAAATGTAGGATTTCAGAGAAGAGTTCGCTCAAATATTCCATCATATTTATCAGCCTCCGTAGAAGAAGGTGATATTTACTCTCCCAATGATTTACTGTTTGAAACGGTAAAGGCGAAAAATCAAGCCAAATTCTATGAACCAGTAAGAGAAGATTGCTTTAAGACGGTGAACGAAAACCCTATGAATTATTGGAAAAACCCCGTAATATTGTCAAGATTCGTTACTGAACTTGGTCGTATTAAACCCAGAGGTGATACTGGCCTAAcagcaaaaaatcaacGACTTCTTTCTAGGGCTATCCGAAGGGCTCGAGCTGCTGGTATAATGCCGACGAAATACAAATCAGTTTATTCggaaaattaa
- a CDS encoding phosphomethylpyrimidine kinase, with protein MEANQSHNAKTNHPTCLTIAGSDCSGAAGIQADLKVMTAHQVYGMSVLTALTCQNSHGITGIYPLHPSLIQRQIDACLSDIQCRVVKIGMLPDPKSIPVISQALTKYKITDVVMDSVIISSMGNVMCETPTIPATIQHLFPHLLVYASNVMEAFILVEKTLKKSPPPLKSFPDIQNLMSIIHRLGPKFVVLRGHHVAFDKNMMITEKPDSKSWTADLIYDGKEFYIFEKPYNTTKSIHGESCSLTAAIASNLACNIPPLQAIHEALYSIEWAIQRVHKKSSDPYKSAQLFTALGHSSKFSGSLISLKSENYIPQADLTSVLLSHIPS; from the coding sequence ATGGAAGCGAATCAATCCCATAATGCGAAAACGAATCACCCAACTTGTCTTACAATTGCAGGTTCAGATTGTAGCGGTGCTGCGGGAATTCAAGCAGACTTGAAAGTGATGACAGCTCACCAGGTGTACGGAATGAGCGTATTAACTGCGCTTACATGTCAAAATTCTCATGGAATTACTGGGATTTATCCCCTTCATCCTAGTTTAATTCAGAGACAAATCGATGCTTGTCTCAGCGACATTCAGTGCAGGGTTGTAAAAATTGGTATGCTTCCTGATCCCAAAAGCATACCAGTTATTTCGCAGGCACTGacaaaatacaaaataacCGATGTCGTAATGGATTCTGTGATAATTAGTAGTATGGGAAATGTTATGTGTGAAACACCTACCATTCCCGCTACTATACAGCATCTCTTCCCCCATCTTCTCGTTTACGCATCCAATGTAATGGAAGCCTTTATACTCGTTGAAAAGACTTTAAAGAAGTCACCTCCTCCTCTAAAGTCGTTTCCTGATATTCAAAATCTCATGTCCATTATTCATCGGCTAGGACCCAAATTTGTTGTCCTGAGAGGCCATCATGTTGCTTTTGACAAAAATATGATGATTACAGAAAAACCAGATTCCAAGTCATGGACGGCCGATCTGATTTATGACGGAAAGGAGTTCTATATATTTGAGAAGCCATATAATACCACGAAAAGTATACATGGTGAAAGTTGCTCTCTTACAGCTGCCATTGCATCGAATCTGGCTTGTAATATACCACCTTTGCAAGCCATTCACGAAGCTTTATATTCAATCGAGTGGGCCATTCAAAGGGTTCATAAAAAGAGTTCAGATCCCTATAAGAGTGCTCAGCTATTTACAGCTTTAGGTCATTCTTCTAAGTTCTCAGGATCTCTAATTTCGTTAAAGTCGGAGAATTACATACCACAAGCTGATTTAACTTCTGTTCTTTTATCTCATATACCTTCATGA
- the dom34 gene encoding translation release factor eRF1 family protein — MKLIQKNIEKNGSGWITMCPEEPEDMWHLYNILQVGDQLKASTVRRVVKVGATGSTSGSRVVMKLRILVENMDFDTKAAQLHIKGRTTEYHPEVKMGSYHTLDLELHRNFTLYKNEWDAFALDRVDAACNPSRNAEIGAVVLDEGLANICLITDYMTILRQRIDQVIPRKRRGDSSAYQKGLDKFYDSVFQSINSEFDFDKLKVVILASPGFVARGLYDYIFSMAVKLDLKQIVKSKNKFVILHSSTGHIHSLNEILKDPAVESKLADTKYVQEIRVLNKFYDVMNEDDRKAWYGPNHVLKAFELGAIGELLISDSLFRSSDIATRKKWVSLVEGVKEINCPVYIFSSLHESGKQLDLLSGIAAILTYPVDEEDISEDEEDEESQNFEHS, encoded by the exons ATGAAgttgattcaaaaaaacatCGAAAAAAATGGCTCCGGATGGATAACCATGTGCCCTGAAGAGCCAGAAGATATGTG GCATTTGTATAATATTCTTCAAGTTGGAGATCAGCTGAAGGCTTCTACAGTTCG TCGTGTAGTGAAAGTTGGCGCTACAGGAAGTACGTCAGGTTCAAGAGTTGTGATGAAACTACGTATTTTAGTTGAGAATATGGACTTTGATACAAAGGCTGCTCAATTGCACATCAAAGGACGGACAACTGAATACCATCCTGAAGTTAAGATGGGATCCTACCATACCTTGGACTTAGAACTACATCGCAATTTTACTctatataaaaatgaatggGATGCATTTGCATTGGACCGTGTAGATGCTGCTTGTAATCCTTCAAGAAATGCTGAAATAGGTGCTGTGGTTTTAGATGAAG GTCTTGCCAATATTTGTCTCATTACAGATTATATGACCATCCTGCGTCAAAGGATTGATCAAGTGATTCCAAGGAAACGGAGAGGGGACAGCAGCGCTTACCAAAag ggccttgataaattttatgaCTCTGTTTTTCAATCCATTAACTCagaatttgattttgataaattgaAAGTCGTTATTCTTGCTTCACCAGGATTTGTGGCTCGAGGCTTGTATGACTACATATTCAGCATGGCCGTGAAGTTAGACTTGAAACAAATTGTTAAATCaaagaataaatttgtCATCCTTCATTCTAGCACTGGTCATATTCATTCCcttaatgaaattttgaaggaCCCTGCTGTTGAATCAAAACTAGCCGACACAAAATACGTACAAGAAATTCGCGTTctgaataaattttacgATGTCATGAATGAAGATGATAGAAAGGCATGGTATGGTCCAAATCATGTTTTGAAGGCTTTTGAACTTGGCGCGATCGGAGAACTTCTGATTAGCGATTCTCTGTTCAGGAGTTCTGACATTGCTactagaaaaaaatgggtTTCATTAGTAGAAGGTGTTAAGGAGATTAACTGTCctgtttatattttcagTAGTTTGCATGAGTCAGGGAAGCAGCTGGATCTGTTGTCAGGTATTGCCGCCATTCTCACTTACCCAGTCGATGAAGAGGATATAtcagaagatgaagaggaTGAGGAATCccaaaattttgaacatAGTTAA